Proteins encoded together in one Acidimicrobiales bacterium window:
- a CDS encoding transglycosylase domain-containing protein, with protein sequence MRRAALVALALVAGACSYRTPPVALTLPERAQSSTILAADGSVVTVLHAEENRQDVPLDRMAPVLRDAVVAIEDSRFWSHNGVDLRAIARAATRDVSAGAAVEGGSTITQQYVKNALVGDEDLASRKLQEAVVAVELERHTSKERILELYLNTVYFGNGAYGAQAAAEEYFGTAAADLTLAQAATLAGLIRSPSATDPYEHPDAALARRDVVLHRMADLGVASPAAVADAEDEPLGLVERPETERYPAPHFVEVVKRFVLDDPRFGATRVERRALLFTGGLRVFTTVDLRLQAAAEAAVDAVVTEPDRDPTAALVAMDPATGAVRALVGGRDFFGTGPTAKFDLATQGRRPAGSSFKPLVLAAALEEGASLGDVHPAPPHLSLPVTGGVWEVDNYDGVDGGQASLLDATVWSYNTVYAQVIQEVGAADAVRMAARLGVSSPLQAVPSAVLGANDVSPLDMAAAFSTLAAGGVRRPPVFVTRVEGPDGEVLYEAEPAAERVVDERVAAQVTSALQQVVERGTGERARLDRPAAGKTGTGQVWGDAWFVGYTPHLAASVWVGFPEEQVSMQPPRTRELVTGGTWPAEIWRAFMADALDGVPPESFDPPPDGAPVALPAGAPDGALEDVRRVVGMPAGPAEDLLTRAGFVVVRTAVPADDYPPGYVEGQDPAPGALVPAGATVALRVATEPAAVATVPPVLGLPVADATAAVRRAAFQVEVVEAPEPSVDGPAARAGLVWRQDPAGGAPAARGGVVRLWVDPPPG encoded by the coding sequence ATGCGCCGTGCCGCGCTGGTCGCGCTCGCCCTCGTCGCCGGGGCGTGCTCGTACCGCACGCCGCCGGTGGCGCTCACCCTCCCCGAACGGGCCCAGTCCTCCACGATCCTCGCCGCCGACGGGTCCGTCGTCACCGTCCTCCACGCCGAGGAGAACCGCCAGGACGTGCCCCTCGACCGGATGGCGCCCGTGCTGCGCGACGCCGTCGTCGCCATCGAGGACAGCCGCTTCTGGTCCCACAACGGCGTCGACCTGCGGGCCATCGCCAGGGCGGCGACGAGGGACGTGAGCGCGGGCGCGGCCGTCGAGGGCGGGTCGACGATCACCCAGCAGTACGTGAAGAACGCGCTCGTGGGCGACGAGGACCTGGCGTCGAGGAAGCTGCAGGAGGCGGTCGTCGCCGTCGAGCTCGAGCGGCACACGTCGAAGGAGCGGATCCTCGAGCTCTACCTGAACACCGTCTACTTCGGGAACGGGGCCTACGGCGCCCAGGCCGCCGCCGAGGAGTACTTCGGGACGGCCGCGGCCGACCTCACCCTCGCCCAGGCCGCCACCCTGGCCGGCCTGATCCGCTCGCCGTCGGCGACCGACCCCTACGAGCACCCGGACGCCGCGCTGGCCCGCCGGGACGTCGTGCTCCACCGGATGGCCGACCTCGGGGTCGCCTCGCCGGCCGCCGTCGCCGACGCCGAGGACGAGCCGCTCGGCCTCGTTGAGCGGCCCGAGACCGAGCGCTACCCGGCGCCCCACTTCGTCGAGGTCGTGAAGCGCTTCGTGCTCGACGACCCCCGCTTCGGGGCGACGAGGGTCGAGCGCCGGGCGCTGCTGTTCACCGGCGGCCTCCGCGTCTTCACCACGGTCGACCTGCGCCTCCAGGCCGCCGCCGAGGCCGCCGTCGACGCGGTCGTGACCGAGCCCGACCGGGACCCGACGGCCGCGCTGGTCGCCATGGACCCCGCCACCGGGGCCGTCAGGGCGCTGGTGGGCGGCCGCGACTTCTTCGGCACCGGCCCGACCGCCAAGTTTGACCTGGCCACCCAGGGCCGCCGCCCGGCCGGCTCGTCGTTCAAGCCGCTCGTGCTGGCGGCCGCGCTCGAGGAGGGCGCGTCGCTGGGCGACGTCCACCCTGCGCCGCCCCACCTGTCGCTCCCGGTGACCGGCGGCGTGTGGGAGGTCGACAACTACGACGGCGTGGACGGGGGGCAGGCGTCGCTGCTCGACGCCACCGTCTGGTCCTACAACACGGTCTACGCCCAGGTGATCCAGGAGGTCGGGGCGGCCGACGCCGTCCGCATGGCCGCCCGGCTGGGCGTGTCGTCGCCGCTCCAGGCCGTGCCGTCCGCCGTGCTCGGCGCCAACGACGTCAGCCCGCTCGACATGGCGGCCGCCTTCTCCACCCTCGCCGCCGGCGGCGTGCGGCGCCCGCCCGTGTTCGTCACCCGGGTGGAGGGGCCGGACGGCGAGGTGCTGTACGAGGCCGAGCCGGCAGCCGAGCGGGTGGTCGACGAGCGGGTCGCCGCCCAGGTCACGTCGGCGCTCCAGCAGGTGGTGGAGCGGGGCACCGGGGAGCGGGCCCGCCTCGACCGGCCGGCGGCCGGCAAGACCGGCACGGGCCAGGTCTGGGGCGACGCCTGGTTCGTCGGCTACACCCCCCACCTGGCCGCCTCGGTCTGGGTCGGGTTCCCGGAGGAGCAGGTGTCGATGCAGCCGCCCCGCACCCGGGAGCTCGTGACGGGCGGGACGTGGCCGGCGGAGATCTGGCGGGCGTTCATGGCCGACGCGCTCGACGGGGTGCCGCCCGAGTCCTTCGACCCGCCGCCCGACGGCGCCCCGGTCGCCCTGCCGGCCGGCGCCCCCGACGGCGCGCTCGAGGACGTGCGGCGGGTGGTCGGCATGCCCGCCGGTCCGGCCGAGGACCTCCTCACCAGGGCCGGGTTCGTGGTCGTCCGCACCGCCGTGCCGGCCGACGACTACCCGCCCGGCTACGTCGAGGGCCAGGACCCGGCGCCCGGCGCGCTCGTCCCCGCCGGCGCCACCGTCGCCCTGCGGGTGGCGACCGAACCGGCCGCCGTCGCCACCGTCCCGCCCGTGCTCGGGCTCCCCGTCGCCGACGCCACCGCAGCGGTGCGGCGCGCCGCGTTCCAGGTCGAGGTCGTCGAGGCGCCCGAGCCGAGCGTCGACGGGCCGGCGGCGCGGGCCGGCCTCGTGTGGCGCCAGGACCCGGCCGGCGGCGCGCCGGCGGCCCGGGGCGGCGTCGTCCGCCTCTGGGTCGACCCGCCGCCCGGCTGA